The Rhinatrema bivittatum chromosome 10, aRhiBiv1.1, whole genome shotgun sequence DNA segment TGATTTTTCAGATCAGCACTGAGGGCTTTTCCCCTCAGATAAACATTGTGGAAGAAAGATAAACAGCAGTGTGACTGAAACAGTATAAATTCGCTTAGCTTTTTCTACCAGCTTCTCTATTTAATGGCATTCAGGGACACAGAGTTTGCACCTGCTCTTCAGAAGGATGTGCTTATTTTCATCCCCTTTTCCTCCTGTGTAAGAGTCTCAGGACAATCACTTGCAGGATGGAAAGCCAACATGTACTTTTAAGTGTTGTAACAGCAGTTTAGGCAGTCTTTAATGCTTGGCCAAGCCGTTATTGAATGGGTGCATCATTAGCAGCTAATAGTGCACACTtacaaaacagtaaaaataaatcCTGCCTGAAAAGAAAAGCCCAGTACAGACACGTGTGTAATCTAGGGGTGAAGGATTAGAGAAGTCCTCCCATGCATTTTCTGCTTGTGAGAAGTGAGCAGAAATACTCAGTAATCACAAGTGCTTTGcgttttttaggggcaacatatTGCCTGACTTAAATATCTTAGCTAACATGAACTATGTGAAGACAAAATCTCGAGACTATCAAAAAGGTCTCCAGGTTCATTTTGTGATGGTAAAATTCTTCTTGCGGTTGCATTATTTATAGAATTTGACGATGCAGCGAATCTGCTGGCAGCAAATCCCGATGCCACCACCATAAGCATCGATGATCCTGGTGAAAAACCCAAGAATCAGCGTGGACCCCCCGGAGCctctggcagggaggaggaggaagaattaTTGGGGAATGATGATTCTGATAAAACAGAGGTTTAGATGGTTCTTCTCTGTTATAGacaccactctttttttttttttttacttcagattTTAGCAGTGTCCCACTCCACCCCTGATCAGGCTTTCAGCCTTTTCTTCAAATATTTTCCTAAAGGtttaattaaacttgattaatatgtGTGAGAACTGAGCAGAATGCATGGGGATGGCAATGGTGCTACTTCAAACATGTATCATTTTCAGATGGGTAAGCGGTCTCCTAGCCCAAACTGGACTCTTTGCAGGTTATATTGCCTTTTCTTGGACTACCATAAGAGTTATCCAAAGATAATTAATTATTGTGTCCCAGTGCTTTGggaactgcattggcttccagtacagCTTTTGAAGGGCCTTCATAATCAGGCACCCCAATATTTATTAAGAAAAATTGTGAAATATGTGCCACACAGCCCACTTTGCTCTTCCGGTCAGGGCTTTTGGTGGTCCCTTCATTTTTAAAGAAGTTAAACTGGAGAGGCATTGTGCTTGAATATTTTTGGTCATACCACAAAATGAAGGATCTTTTAAAgttctgaaaattgctaaaattgGTTTTTTACTCAGGTCTTGGTGATTAGGTTATAGagcatctattttattttatttcgggAGGTCTTTTAGTGTGTAGattacagaaaagctgttttctAGGAAGGCCATTTTATATTTTGATTCTGttctaatgtatttattttttgtatttgttctaAAATGCTTTGAGAGCTATTGTAAGGCATTTAATAAATATAGTAATATGCACATcatcagtagtagtagtagtagtagtgagtTTTTGAGAATCTGCAGGTCTAGTCTTCAAAGCTCCTGCCCCTTATTATCTCTGGCTAATTCTTCTGATGGTCTGATGAGAGAGAACCTGCAGAGAATACATTTTCCAATGTGCTATTGTAGAGTAGAttgcatcccttttcctaatgACGTAGtaaaattcaaaaaaagattACATTTGCTCCAAAAATAAAGAGAACTGAGCTTGGTGGCAAGAGAGGTAGGGAAACCTTAAGTAATTTGGTTTTATTACACACTGTTTAAAACTTCAGGAGAAGAAACAAAAGCCCGTTTGACAAGAGTTTGTTGGAACGGAATTGCCAGTGCTTTGAGTGACTCTCAGTCACTAATGATGCATCTTGCTTCCTTCCAGTTGCTAGGAGGACAGAAGAAGAGTGCCCCCTTCTGGACATTTGAATACTACCAGACATTCTTTGACGTGGATACCTTACAAGTTTGTAATTCTGCTTTCACAGTAACTTGGAGTGGCATTTTTCTGTATATCATCAGATTCTTCTGTCAGATGTTTTCTATCTAGGCACAAGGTTTAAAAAGAGATTTCTCTAATCCCTTCTGGAACTGAGTGGAATAATAAGAAGGCTGGTGGCTctggatttaaaatatttattattatattggCTATAGTAGATTGTTTCCGCTACATGTTTTCTGATGACGAGCAGAAACCATCATAGCATGTTGACTCTAGTCCAAGTGCTGCTTCAGTCTAGATTTGCTCATGACTTGGATTCACACTACAGAAAGAGGGAGCAACTGCACATTACCAGCACATTCACTGATCCTTGAGAGGTAGTTTCACTCGTGGATTAGTTCCTGCAGAAGTAGGTATCTCCTTCAGACCCTTCACCACAATTACCTTTTGATTACACCTGAAGTAGTTTCCATGTGTGCCAAGAACAGAGAGCAAAGCCAAACTAACTAGTTCAGAAGGGAATGTTGCCTTAATTGATCTTGGAGTAGAAAGGTCTATGGTGAAAACAGCATTAGAGGGGCAGCCATGGAAATGGTAGGGTAGGGTAGAAGCTTCACTTAGAAACtcgcagaaaataaaataaatggatatTTTTGTTGTCCCACCATTTCTTTATAAATGCTGTTGGCATGCCAGCCTGCTTCTGTACAATTCAGATCCTTTGACATCCTGTTTGAGAAGTTTTTTCATGGGTCTGGACTTCTAGAgagtttaaattttatttccggagttttattttattaaccAGTTTTCTGGGTCCATTTTCATGCATTGTAGCAATTGGGTTGTATTTTTCTAGGTCCTAGACAGGATAAAAGGGTCTATTTTGCCAATACCTGGAAAAAACTTTGTCAGACTGTACATCCGGAGTAACCCAGATCTCTATGGTGAGTGTGAAGTAAGACATTTTAATGCTGGTTTTCATGAATTTTAGTGAACACTGTTACATGTGTGTGCGACATCAAAGCCCGTCTTGCACTTGCCCTTTCCAAGAGTTATTTTCTTCTTCTGTGTCCCTGGCCTAGGTCCCTTTTGGATATGTGCCACATTGGTTTTCACAATTGCTATAAGTGGGAACCTCTCAAACTTCTTGAAACATCTGGGTAAAGAAAACTACCACTATGTGCCCGAATTCAGAAAAGGTTAGTACCGTACACACCCTTTGTTCTGAGTATATTATTGCAGTCGTTTCGCTGGAATTTGGGACTTTCTTCAGGTGCCATGCACTGGGCTGAGCCTACCAGGAAGCCCTTTCTAGGACACACATTTCCCTGGGTAAGCATGCTGTCGCCCAAATCACGGCACAGAGTGCTCATACAACTTTTTTATAAagggccaaaatgataaaggggatggaacggctcccctatgaggaaaggctgaagaggttagggatgttcagcttggagaagagacgactgaggggggatatgatagaggtttagaacgggtaaacgtgaatcagttatttactcttttggataatagaaggactagggggcactccatgaagttagcatggggcacatttaagacaaatcaaggaaaattctttttcactcgatgcCGGGCTAAGAAGAACTACTCCCTGGGGCCCCACTGGAGCCAAGGGGCTAAGAGGTATCACCCCCCTGCAGCCCAGCCAGTGGGAGAGCAGGGCTGGAGGTTCCAGCACTTCTTCTACCTCGCGCCTGCCGCCACTGCTTCCCCTCCATCTCCTACCATTCAAAcattattgtgttttattttagatattttacTATTTTGAAGTAATTTTACCAGCTAATTTATTTCCGTGCCTCATCTTTTAGTATTTTTAGCTGTTGTCTTTTAgaaatttattgtatttcttattcTAATTATAAATTGTACGGCTGATGTGAAGGTCCAGAAAATCAGTAAACGATAAACATTGCTCTCCTTTCCCAGTGTCCATTGCTGCGACAGCCATCTATGCGTACGCCTGGCTGCTTCCGCTGGCTCTTTGGGGATTCCTGATGTGGAGAAACAGCAAAGTTATGAATATAGTCTCCTACTCCTTTGTAGAGATTGTGTGCGTTTATGGATATTCCCTTTTTATTTACATTCCAACAGCAGTGAGTATGACCTACAAATCCTGCTATCTagttaatgggtttttttttattatctgagaAATTTTGGATTGTTTTGAGTCCTGTAGTAACACAATACGTTTGAAAGTGATCACTGTACGGTGTCTCCATGCAAAATGAgaagttttttatatatataatttttgtttAATGAACCAAATTGTAGTTTGGTTTCGTAGTACTTCCTAAAGACCGTGTGGCCTGTCCACATCTGCTGCTCTGCTTTCCAATCCTTTCTTCTCCCTTAGCGATCCTCTGTGTTTCTCCCATGTTCTCTTGAATTCCGATAatgttctccccctcccccccgcaggaaagctattccatgcatccaaccaccctttctgtaaagaaatatttctttgcattattcctgagtctactccagggcttcccaaacgtttAGTCAGTCTGACTCCATTTGAACTTTACCTGAGCCCAGTcgacaaccaaaacaaattagcagataTACGATCCCTCTCCATTTGATCCtttttttcaccacttcctcccctccagctgatcTCCTTTTACATACCCCAACTACTCTCACCTTCTTATTACCCCAATGGATCCTGTCCCTCTCACCTCCCAGAGTCACATCCTCCCCTCCAATccttctctcacctccttccAGCTGATCCCGCCACAGctcctcttacatcccccagtcaGTTTTCTGTCATCCCCCCCTTTCTCACCCTCCACAGCTAATTCCTCTCCAgttgatccaaccctcaaactcCTCTTGCATCTGATCCGTCCCTCCTTCCTTCAAGCATCTCTGGTCAGGATCAGCAGCATTTTCCTTTAGGCCCTGGGCCAAAAGTGGATAACATCTGGGaggagagggcaggctgatgacaggcaACATTTTTCTATTGGCTAGGCTCAGAGGTAGGTGAGGAGAGAGGATCAGTGACAACTTCCATcagtcctcccctccctcccatggCTGGGCCCAAACCAAGCGGTAGCAGCACTAGTAATGCATGGGGCTTGTAAGCCAGTGCAATCTCACAGGCTCTATAGCAGCCTCAATCCCGTTCTGATATAGGcgggtaataaataaataaataaataaatacaagggaAGGGTCACTGCATGGCCTGTGAGTGcatgttttaatgatccatggtcgtcaacaaaccttttccattggaaacaatttagtagaactaggggtcatgatttgaaactccagggaggaagactcagaaccaatgtcaggaaatatttcttcactgagagggtggtggatgcctggaatgtccttctggaggaagtggtgaagactaaactgtgaaggatttcaaaggggcatgggataaacactgtggatccctaaaaggctagaggatgggaataaataaaaaagcttatccggcatggagctgcagttactacccttaagagaaacacgggggtaaccggcacggagcggcagttactaccttgggaagcttgcgggcagactggatggaccattttgatctttttctgccgtcagtaCTATGTTATTATGCTGACTCGTAGGCCCCATGCTGGCttccattactaatgctgctggtacctgaagagggctgccatttgaggcacttgtgacccccagCTGAAAGTTTTGTGATTCCcaaacccacagtttgggaagctgtggtctactccctttcaccctcatcccatgacccccttgttccagagcctcctttctgttgaaagaggcccacctcctctgcattgataccttggaggtatttaaatgtctctctcacaTCACTCCTATCCCGCCTTTCATCTGGggtatacatgcttagatctttcaGTCTGTCTCCATATGTTTTATGATGGTACAGTCTCAGATTTGTACGCGGAATTCCAAATGTGGAACTTACCCCTTCTGTAAAAGTCTCTGGTATCACCTCCATTTTCTGCTGGCTATTCATCTTGCTGTGcacccaaacatctttctggtttttgtcATCGCCTTCTTTACCTGTTTGGCCAGCTctagatcatcagatatgatcaccctcaGGTCCTTCTCTTATTTTGTGCCCATAAGAACTTCACTCCCTATACCGTACGTCTCCTTTGGGTTTTTGAATCCCGGAAGCATGACCCTACCTTTTTGTCAGCATTACATTTCAGCTGCCAGATTCTAGACAATTCCACAAGCTTTACCAGATCTCTCATGTTTTCCGCAACTTCTGGGTGTCTAccatgttgcagattttggtatcgtccacaaaaaggcaaacattttcCGATATGAAAATGACCCTAGCACCTCAGGAGTATGCGGTAACTGTGCCATCTCTGGGCTGgctttgagcccttgggtactgcgCTTGCTCCCCTGAAATGGGGAGATGGCAGGCAGCGCCACATTATTATCACCCGTTTACATTAAACTGAAGTAAAGTGACCTATCCAAGAAAGCCAC contains these protein-coding regions:
- the YIPF1 gene encoding protein YIPF1; translation: MATADDLKFQEFDDAANLLAANPDATTISIDDPGEKPKNQRGPPGASGREEEEELLGNDDSDKTELLGGQKKSAPFWTFEYYQTFFDVDTLQVLDRIKGSILPIPGKNFVRLYIRSNPDLYGPFWICATLVFTIAISGNLSNFLKHLGKENYHYVPEFRKVSIAATAIYAYAWLLPLALWGFLMWRNSKVMNIVSYSFVEIVCVYGYSLFIYIPTAVLWIIPFNVVQWVVVVLAMCLSSSLLVLTFWPAVRDDNRRIAIATLTAIVLFDVLLAVGCKVYFYDPPEDVHPKSLAANHNDTKMVAKDH